Genomic segment of Mycolicibacterium psychrotolerans:
TGGATCACGTCGCACCTGGAGCTGCGCTCCCCGGCGGGCGAGGTGCTGCCCGGCTACGGCTGGATCTTTCCGCTGGGTACCGGTGAGGTGAACATCGGCGTCGGCGCGCTGGCGACGTCCAAGCGGCCCGCCGATGCCGCGCTGCGTCCGCTGATGAACCACTACACCGCGCTGCGCCGCGACGAGTGGGGCTTCGACGGGGATCCCCGGGCGGGCCGCTCGGCGCTGCTGCCCATGGGCGGCGCGGTGTCCGGGGTGGCCGGGCCGAACTGGATGCTGATCGGGGACGCCGCGGCGTGCGTGAACCCGCTCAACGGCGAGGGCATCGACTACGGGCTGGAGACCGGGCGGCTGGCCGCGTCGATGCTGGGCTCGGGCGACTACTCGCAGGCCTGGCCCGCGGTGTTGCACGCGCACTACGCGCGCGGGTTCTCGATCGCGCGCCGGCTGGCACTGCTGCTGACGTTCCCCCGATTCCTGCCTGCGACGGGGCCGGTTGCGATGCGGTCGTCGGCGTTGATGACGGTGGCGGTGCGGGTGATGGGCAACTTCGTCACCGACGAGGACGAGGACGTGGTGGCGCGGGTGTGGCGCGGCGCAGGCCGGCTGTCCGGCCGCGTGGACGCCCGCCGCCCGTTCACGTGAGCGTGAGCGTGACGTCCGTGTACCGGGCGCCGATGCGGTCGCGCCGCGACGACATCGATCCCCACCTGGCCGTCGAGCGGGCGCTGCGGGCGGGTGTATGCGGGTTCGGTCGCGTCGGCGTTCCGGAGCGGCGGGTGGAGCGTTTCGCCGAGGTGGCCGACGGGTCGTTCGTGTGGACCCGCGACAGCGACGGACTGTTCTGGCTGGGTCGGCTGACCGGACCGTACTTCTACGACGCCGCTGGCGAAGGCGTCGACCTCGTGCACGTGCGGCCGTGTCGCTGGCGCGACGAGCCGCTCGTCGAGAAGCGTTGTCCTGCAGCGGTCCTCGCGACGTTCGCCCGAGGCGGACGGAACTTTCAGCAGATCCACGACGCAGGCGTCGGCTCGGAGTCGGCGCGCGTGTGGGAGCAGGGCTAGCGGGGGCTCAACGAGTGGGCGAACCCGCTGACGTCGCGGACGCTGGCGGCGAACACTTCCGGCATGGCGCTCGCCAGCAACAGATCTCCCCCGTGGCACGTGCCTGCCACCACCCGCCCGACCGTGGGCACGCCCGCCCGCAGCAGCCTGCGGTAGTAGTGCAGCCCCTCGTCGCGTAGCGGGTCGAGTTCGTTGACCGAGATGACATGCGTTGGCAGGCCGGTCAATTCGTCATCGGTCGCCACGTACGCCCAGCACGCCGCGTCGTCGACATGGCGCCCGTCGGGATCGTAGAGCGAGCCGAGGATGGCCAATTGCTCACGGCCGATGAAGTATTCGTCGTTCTCCTCCAGCGACGGCAGGTCGCCGCTCCGGTCGAGCCACCGGTTGGAGATGAACGGGCACTGCGCGTAGAAGCCCGCGATGCCGTCGATCCACCCCTCGCGTTTCGCCTTGTGCGCCAACGTCAGCGTCAGGTTTCCACCGCCGGATTCTCCGGACACCACGATGTGGCTGACGCCGAGTTCGCCGCGCTGCTCGTCGACCCAGCGCGCCGCCGACGCGCAGTCGTTGAGCCCCGCCGGGTAGGGATGCGGGCCGAGTTTGCCGCCGGAGTTGCGGAATTCGACGCCGACGACCACGAGGCCCGTCGCGGCCAGATGCTCGCGCAGCCGGATGTAGGGCACGTCGGCGGCGCTGGCGATCGCCATGCCGCCGCCGTGCAGATGCACGATCGCCGGCAGCGGGCCGGCCGCATCGGCGGGCCGGCTGACGAAGAGCGTGATGTCGTTGCCGTCGGCACCGGTGATCGTCGTCGTGGTGGTCGTGACCCCGGCGGGCGGTGCGACGTCCTCTGCGAGGGCGTCGAAGATGGCGCCCATGCCCTGTTCGCTCATGGTCGCGAAGGCGAGGCGCTGCTCCAGCGGCGAGTCGACGCTCAGGCCGGACGCGGGCAATCGTTCCGTCAGACCGAACGCGGCCAGCGCGGCGACCATGCGCGGATCGGAGCGCGGGTCGGTGGCGAGGGTGGCATTGGGATCGGCGTGGCGTCCGTGCAGCATGGACGTGACGACTAACGCCGACGCGCGTGCAGCGAGGCAGCTTTCGCGGGGCGCGAACGCGCGCAGAGGTACGCGTAACGCGGCGTGTCCACGTGCAAACACGCGCGCTCGCGGAAAAGCGGCTAGGGCTTGGTGGCGGCGTGCAGCGCCACGATGCCGCCGGTCAGGTTGCGCCAGGCGACATCGGTCCAGCCGGCGGCCTCGATGCGACGGGCCAGCTCGGCCTGATCGGGCCACGCGCGGATGGACTCGGCCAGATAGACGTAGGCGTCAGGGTTCGACGACACCGCGCGGGCCATCGCGGGCAGCGCCTTCATCAGGTACTCCTTGTACACCGTCGCGAACGGTCCGTTCGTCGGCGTGGAGAACTCACAGACCACCAGCCGGCCGCCCGGCCGCGTCACGCGCGCCATCTCCCGCAGCCCGGCCACGTGGTCCACCACGTTGCGCAACCCGAAGCTGATCGTCACCGCGTCGAACACACCGTCACCGAACGGCAGCTTGGTCGCATCGCCGGCCACCTTCGGCACCGGCCGCGCCGCGCCCGCCGCCAGCATGCCGACCGAGAAGTCCGCCGCCACACACCACGCCCCCGACGCGGCCAGCTCCACCGTCGACACCGCCGTGCCTGCCGCCAGGTCGAGCACCTTGTCGCCGGACGCGATGCCCAGCGCTTGCCGGGTGGCCCGCCGCCAGAACCGGTCCTGCCCCAGCGAGAGCACGGTGTTGGTCAGGTCGTAGCGCCGCGCCACGCCGTCGAACATCGACGCCACCTCATGGGGGTCCTTCTCCAGCGACGCGCGGTTCACAGGGCCGAACGTATCACCGGCCCCGCCTGGCAGGTTGCTGTGCAGATCCAGGCCCCGGGAATGCCCGCGGGGGTCGACGGCCTTGACCTAGGGCATGAGTGAAAAAGTCTGGTTCATCACCGGTGCGTCGCGCGGCTTCGGGCGCGAGTGGACGATCGCGGCGCTCGAGCGCGGCGACAAGGTCGCCGCCACCGCGCGTGACCTGTCCACCCTCGACGACCTCGCCGCCAAGTACGGCGACGCGCTGCTGCCGATCCGTCTCGACGTCACCGACCGCGAGGCCGACTTCGCCGCCGTCCAGCAGGCCCATCAGCACTTCGGCCGGCTCGACGTCGTGGTCAACAACGCCGGCTACGGACAGTTCGGCTTCATCGAGGAGCTCTCCGAGCAGGAGGCCCGCGATCAGATCGAGACGAACGTGTTCGGGGCGCTGTGGGTCACCCAGGCGGCGCTTCCCCTCCTGCGCGCCCAGCGCAGCGGGCACATCATCCAGGTGTCCTCGATCGGCGGCATCACCGCGTTCCCCAACGTCGGCATCTACCACGCCTCGAAGTGGGCGGTGGAGGGCTTCTCGCAGGCGCTGGCCCAGGAAGTCGCCGAGTTCGGCGTGCACGTCACGCTGGTTGAGCCGGGCGGTTTCTCGACCGACTGGGCAGGCCCGTCGGCCAAGCACGCCGCCGAGTTGCCCGACTACGCGGAGATCCACGCCAACGCCGCGAAGGCGCGGGCGTCGCGTTCGGCTCAGCCGGGCGATCCGACGGCCTCGGCGCGGGCGATCCTCAAGGTCGTCGACGCCGCCGAGCCGCCGCTGCGGGTGTTCTTCGGAGAGCTGCCGCTGCAGCTGGCCAAGGCGGACTACGAGAAGCGGCTGGCCACCTGGGAACAGTGGCAACCGGTCGCCGTCGAAGCGCAGGGCTGAGTCAGATCGCGGCGAGCTCGGCCATGCCGCGCTCGCCGACGATCTCGACGTCCTTGAGCCGCAACGACACTCGCTGACCGAACTCCTCGACCGCATCGAGTCCGACCGACGCCCACTCGAACCAGGGACCGATCTGGTCGTCGGTCTCGAGACGCAGCATGGTGGTCGTCGCGCCGGTTGTGGCCGGATCGAATTCGACGACGCAGTGGCCGCCGTCGCGCAGCAAGGCGCGGCACCGGTTGAACAGCCGCAGCGGATCCCCGCCGATGCCGACATTGCCGTCGGCCAGCAGCACCGTCTGCCACCAGCCCTCGCGCGGCACCGTGTCGAACACGTCGCCGCGCAGCGCCTTGGCCCCCCGCTGCTCGGCCAGGTGCACCGCGACCGCCGATTGGTCGATGCCGACCGCGGGGACGCCCTGCCGGGTCAGCCACGCCACGAACCGGCCCGGCCCGCATGCCAGGTCGACGGTCGGGCCCTCACAGCGGGCCGCCAGCGCGGCGTCGAACAGATCGTCGTCGCAATCGCCCAGCCACCTGTCGACGGGCAGCACCCGAGTCTGATAGTCGGCGCCGCGGATCCAACATCGCTGACCGGAGAGCGCGGCCTCGTACAGGGCACCGATCATGGGATTCTCGCTCTCCGCTGAGCCGCCGACACATCGCTGTGCCGCCGTACCCACAGCAGCAGAGCCTCGATTTCTGTACCCGCCCGAAAAACCGGCAAACCCTCGGACCGCTCGGCCAATCCGCGGTCGTCAGCCGAATTCGAGCAGGGTGTAGGCGCCGCGGTAGTTCCTCGTCGGCTTCCACGCCCAGAACGCGGGGAAGACCCGGTCGAAGAAGACGCCGCGCCCGCGCGGCATCGGCAAGTCGTGCACGGCGGTGATCCCCGGCACCGTGTCGGCCAACGCGGCCAGCTGCGCGGCCGACACGCTGAACGGCATCGGCGGCACCCGGTAGCGCGCGGACGAGCGCATGCCTTTCGGCGCCAGCTTGTTCACCATCACCGGCGGCAGATCGAAGATCATCTGGCCGCCCGGGAACCGGCGCGCGCAGGCAGTGATCAGGCTCATCGCCTCGTCGGGCTGCAGGTACATCAGCAGGCCCTCGGCGGTGATGACCACGCCCGAAGTGGTGTCGACCGCGTCCATCCAGCTGTGGTCGAGCACCGACTGCGCGAGCATGATGATGCGCGGCGAGGGCGGGAGCAGACGTCTGCGCAACTCGATGACCGGTTCGAGATCGATGGACAGCCAACGAAATCGGTGATCGGGCAGTGTCGCGTCGAGCCGCCAGAAGGTGGTCTGCAGCCCCTCGGCGAGGGCGACGACCGTGGCCGAGGGATGCGTCGAGAGGTAGGCCGCGATCGCGCGGTCGAACGCCAGTGAGCGCAGCGCCATCTCCTGGCCCTTGCGGCGGCCGAACTTGTCGAAGTCGAAGTCGATCGCATCGACCAGGCGGACCGCCATCGGGTCGTCGATGATGGCGTCCGGATGCCGCGCCTGGTGCGCTCGTCCGTTCAGCGTCAGAAGAGCCGTTTCGGAGACACCAGCCAGTGAGCCGGCGTCGATCTTCCGCTCGGGATGCACCCGATCAAATTACGCGGCCCGCGCCCCGCGCCTGCCGGCCACGTCGTCGTAGTGGCCGAGGAGTTCGTCGCAGATGACCGGCCACGTGCGGCCCAGCACACTGCGCCGCGCCGCCACCGCATAGCGGCGCCGCTCGGCGACGAGGTGGTCCACCGACGCCGACAACCGGTCGGCGAACTCGGCGACGGGCAGCAGCAGCCCGGTGCGGTACGGGACGACCAGGTCGCGCGGGCCGCCCGCGTCGGGCGCGATGACCGGTACGCCGGAGGCCATCGCTTCCTGCACCGCCTGGCAGAACGTCTCGTGCTCGCCGGGGTGGACGAACACGTCCATGCTGGCGTAGGCCGCCGCGAGTTCGGGGCCGTAGAGCGCGCCGGTGAAGATCGCCCTCGGCAGCGCTGCCTCCAGCTTCGGCCGGTCGACCCCGTCCCCGACCACGACGACCTGCAGGTCGTCACGCCCGGCCAGCACCGCGAGCCGTTCCACGTGCTTCTCCGGCGCCAGCCGGCCGACGAACCCGACGACCGGCTTACCCTCCGGCGACCACGACCGGTGCAACCGCTCGTCGCGCGCCGACGGGGCGAAGCCGGTCACGTCCACCCCGCGGGACCACTTGTGCACCCGCGGAACGCCATGGCTGACAAGGTCTTCCATCGCCGCGGTGGACGGCGCGAGCGTGCGGTCGGCCTTGCTGTGCAGGCGCCGGGTCCAGGTCCACGCAGCACGGGACATCACGCCGACGCCGTAGCTCTGGGCGAACCCGGCGATGTCGGTCTGGAACACCGCGACGGTCGGCACCCCCAGATGCCGCGCGGCGTGCACCCCGCCCCAGCCCAGCAGCGCCGGAGAGGCCAGATGCACGACATCGGGGTCGAATCCGCGCAACACCCCCAACATCCGCGGCCGGGGAACGCCCAGCGGCAGCGAGGTCACCTTGGGGAACATCATCGACGGCACCCGGTGCACCCGGATCCCGTCGTGCACCCTGTCGGCCGAGGGTTGGCCGCGCGGCGTGTCCGGCGCGATGACGAGCACCTCGTGCCCGGTGCGACGGAGATGCTCCATCACCCGAAGCACCGAGTTGGTGACGCCGTTGACATTCGGGAGGAACGATTCTGCGACGATGGCGACGCGCACACGACGACGGTGACATCGCCACCTGTCCCAGAGGTTGCCGACAGGGATATGTCGCACGAATTGCGCGTTCTGCGGCGTTATTCTTCACCGCATGGGCAGAACGCGGACGGTGCTGGCTGTCGCGACGATCGGACTGATGGTCGGCGTCGTCGGCTGCTCGAAGGACGTCACGGGCACCGCCCGCCCCGATCCCGCCACGGCGCCGCTGGCCCTGTCCGACGATGGATTCGGCATCGTCGCCGGCTACGACGACGCCGACGCGCAGATCGAGATCTTCACCGAGCCGCAGTGCACCCACTGCCACGATCTGCAGCAGGATTTCGGGGACCAGATCGCCTACTACGTCACCGTGGGCGGGCTGCAGGTCACCTACCGCCCGCTGACGTTCCTCGACCAGGACACCGAAAGCGGATATTCGGCGACGGTGGCCAACGCGATGTTCGTCGCCGCCGAACCGGCCGGTGACGCGACCACCACCGGCACC
This window contains:
- the menJ gene encoding menaquinone reductase, translating into METSADVVVVGAGPAGSSAAAWAARAGREVLVIDSASFPRDKACGDGLTPRAVAEMRRLGLGKWLDGRITHHGLRMSGFGADVEIPWPGRSFPPLSSAVPRTELDERIRLVAVDDGAKMKLGVKAVDVQRDSTGRVSAVVLDSGEVVRCADLIVADGARSTLGRALGREWHKDTVYGVAIRGYIATPRHDEPWITSHLELRSPAGEVLPGYGWIFPLGTGEVNIGVGALATSKRPADAALRPLMNHYTALRRDEWGFDGDPRAGRSALLPMGGAVSGVAGPNWMLIGDAAACVNPLNGEGIDYGLETGRLAASMLGSGDYSQAWPAVLHAHYARGFSIARRLALLLTFPRFLPATGPVAMRSSALMTVAVRVMGNFVTDEDEDVVARVWRGAGRLSGRVDARRPFT
- a CDS encoding GAF domain-containing protein, with product MTSVYRAPMRSRRDDIDPHLAVERALRAGVCGFGRVGVPERRVERFAEVADGSFVWTRDSDGLFWLGRLTGPYFYDAAGEGVDLVHVRPCRWRDEPLVEKRCPAAVLATFARGGRNFQQIHDAGVGSESARVWEQG
- a CDS encoding alpha/beta hydrolase fold domain-containing protein, translating into MLHGRHADPNATLATDPRSDPRMVAALAAFGLTERLPASGLSVDSPLEQRLAFATMSEQGMGAIFDALAEDVAPPAGVTTTTTTITGADGNDITLFVSRPADAAGPLPAIVHLHGGGMAIASAADVPYIRLREHLAATGLVVVGVEFRNSGGKLGPHPYPAGLNDCASAARWVDEQRGELGVSHIVVSGESGGGNLTLTLAHKAKREGWIDGIAGFYAQCPFISNRWLDRSGDLPSLEENDEYFIGREQLAILGSLYDPDGRHVDDAACWAYVATDDELTGLPTHVISVNELDPLRDEGLHYYRRLLRAGVPTVGRVVAGTCHGGDLLLASAMPEVFAASVRDVSGFAHSLSPR
- a CDS encoding demethylmenaquinone methyltransferase — translated: MNRASLEKDPHEVASMFDGVARRYDLTNTVLSLGQDRFWRRATRQALGIASGDKVLDLAAGTAVSTVELAASGAWCVAADFSVGMLAAGAARPVPKVAGDATKLPFGDGVFDAVTISFGLRNVVDHVAGLREMARVTRPGGRLVVCEFSTPTNGPFATVYKEYLMKALPAMARAVSSNPDAYVYLAESIRAWPDQAELARRIEAAGWTDVAWRNLTGGIVALHAATKP
- a CDS encoding SDR family oxidoreductase; this translates as MSEKVWFITGASRGFGREWTIAALERGDKVAATARDLSTLDDLAAKYGDALLPIRLDVTDREADFAAVQQAHQHFGRLDVVVNNAGYGQFGFIEELSEQEARDQIETNVFGALWVTQAALPLLRAQRSGHIIQVSSIGGITAFPNVGIYHASKWAVEGFSQALAQEVAEFGVHVTLVEPGGFSTDWAGPSAKHAAELPDYAEIHANAAKARASRSAQPGDPTASARAILKVVDAAEPPLRVFFGELPLQLAKADYEKRLATWEQWQPVAVEAQG
- a CDS encoding class I SAM-dependent methyltransferase, yielding MIGALYEAALSGQRCWIRGADYQTRVLPVDRWLGDCDDDLFDAALAARCEGPTVDLACGPGRFVAWLTRQGVPAVGIDQSAVAVHLAEQRGAKALRGDVFDTVPREGWWQTVLLADGNVGIGGDPLRLFNRCRALLRDGGHCVVEFDPATTGATTTMLRLETDDQIGPWFEWASVGLDAVEEFGQRVSLRLKDVEIVGERGMAELAAI
- a CDS encoding class I SAM-dependent methyltransferase: MHPERKIDAGSLAGVSETALLTLNGRAHQARHPDAIIDDPMAVRLVDAIDFDFDKFGRRKGQEMALRSLAFDRAIAAYLSTHPSATVVALAEGLQTTFWRLDATLPDHRFRWLSIDLEPVIELRRRLLPPSPRIIMLAQSVLDHSWMDAVDTTSGVVITAEGLLMYLQPDEAMSLITACARRFPGGQMIFDLPPVMVNKLAPKGMRSSARYRVPPMPFSVSAAQLAALADTVPGITAVHDLPMPRGRGVFFDRVFPAFWAWKPTRNYRGAYTLLEFG
- a CDS encoding glycosyltransferase family 4 protein, whose amino-acid sequence is MRVAIVAESFLPNVNGVTNSVLRVMEHLRRTGHEVLVIAPDTPRGQPSADRVHDGIRVHRVPSMMFPKVTSLPLGVPRPRMLGVLRGFDPDVVHLASPALLGWGGVHAARHLGVPTVAVFQTDIAGFAQSYGVGVMSRAAWTWTRRLHSKADRTLAPSTAAMEDLVSHGVPRVHKWSRGVDVTGFAPSARDERLHRSWSPEGKPVVGFVGRLAPEKHVERLAVLAGRDDLQVVVVGDGVDRPKLEAALPRAIFTGALYGPELAAAYASMDVFVHPGEHETFCQAVQEAMASGVPVIAPDAGGPRDLVVPYRTGLLLPVAEFADRLSASVDHLVAERRRYAVAARRSVLGRTWPVICDELLGHYDDVAGRRGARAA
- a CDS encoding DsbA family protein: MGRTRTVLAVATIGLMVGVVGCSKDVTGTARPDPATAPLALSDDGFGIVAGYDDADAQIEIFTEPQCTHCHDLQQDFGDQIAYYVTVGGLQVTYRPLTFLDQDTESGYSATVANAMFVAAEPAGDATTTGTQFQRFVEQLWAQQDPGGPAFTGDELRDIARGAGLPEAVAESVSRDQEAVDIAAMEEANFSLLYDTDPVSTGTPTVVDLRSGEKIDLTDDAWLDQLVAS